The following DNA comes from Sebastes umbrosus isolate fSebUmb1 chromosome 8, fSebUmb1.pri, whole genome shotgun sequence.
atttccatttttataaatccacaaggagccagtggagaggagctaaagagccacaggTTACAGACTCCTGTACTAGCCTATAAACAGTGAAAACTCCACAGCAGCTAcagccaaacacaaacaaatcaggAGAAAGTGTCACAGTTAGTACTCAGCTGTCTGAATGACTTTCTGCGAGTCTTGTGCACCGAGAAGGAGTCCACAGTCTGCTCCAGGTTCAACTTCTCTGTTCCTTCATTCCTCAATACATAGCCAGTACTTACTTGCGGCAGTCCTAACACACCTCATTGACTGTAAAAGTCCCTCGGTGACGCAGATAAGTGGTCAACACAGGAAGATGCAGCACTAGCATTTTAGCATGTTATTCACACCCAGCATGCAACCTGTTGGTCACCCAtgttgtgggtgtgtttgtttgggtCACTTACCCAACCTaaccttctttctttcttttttttacctatgCCGAGGTACAATAATGCTAATTTGAACCCATATTGACATCATTATTTATCATATTGTTGTAATGTTCACAAACTGTTTAGACCCGTGCAGTTGTGACTGAACCCCCCACATCCTGGAATGGATCGGTTGTGAAATATAGTGTgtaagcttcagtaggcaactatttttatttttatttttcagcatattgtaatttaagtgttctagacttctgcacctcatcatggctctgtgttcaggctttaaaaaatcaagtcaaaagactttgaccaatcacaggtcatttcacagagagagcgttcctattggctgtgctccggctggtgggcggtgcttggtatttcctcaacagatctcaacatggctgccaggtcacaaactttctcattgtacagctaagataagataagatcatatattcctttattagtcccgcagtggggaaatttgcagtgttcggcagcaaaggggatagtgcaaaaaacaagatgcatcagctaacacagtaaaaaaaaagagctaaacaaagtgtaacaaaatatgaaccatttaaatagaaggaagtcaagttcaagtttcaagttttaGTTTATTGATCACATACATATTGACATGGCAGTGAGattctttgttcctgtttgttactCTGTCATCCCTGTATAATagacaatcaatcaatcaatcaatcaatcaattgaataacaataatgaagtaaaatataatcatcattataaacattataaatatagcaagtataaaaatagtagcagtatatacagtattgacaataaacagactattaacaacattgcacaagtggaaaattatattgcacagtatgaattgatagacagttggtgtacagtaaagtgctgttcttgtcagtttttggtgtgtatgtggtctactgggagcagtgctggttgtgctaaaccgtacactacaagatgtttctgaaaacattttatgcgagaaataggcattacagtaacagaatatggattcatatttgatcagtgctgcctagtttgaccgtttgatcggagtttgcgagtgattgacagctgctcagagacagcaggctccagatcagcgctgattggttgttttcctccagtctgtgaaatcctgcgggtgccattaggagcaccggaggacactggaggattaccggtctcatgcactacagtcaggatatagtgaccgttttataaaaataactttcttttaaTCATATGTGCTCCAtgtctacccactgctgctttaacacttgagataaaaaaaaaaatacttagacCTAAGCAAAAgcaaaattacacatttaaaaaaaaaaaatactctacaAGGACACAAAAACGACTTTGTTACAGCAATAAGCCAAATTCAATTTGTTTCAGACTGGAACAAACCAACACGATTTACAGCACTGTAAGGCTGGAATGAAGAGTAATGAAGAAATAATGACGACAAGTAAAAAGCAACACAAGTTACAGAGAAAAATCAGTTCAGATGTATGTTGAAATGTTTCCATAACCAGACGTATAGAGTGCACTGCAATAATATATAGCCCCATTACACTCTGAACATCCTGAAATCTATTCATCTGACTTATATTCCACCCAGGCCTCAGAGCTGTTGAGAGACATGGCCCTTGGCGCCAACATGAGGGTGCACCTGGTCCGCATGATCATCCTGTCAGAGCCAGAGGTAAGTGGCTCCCTGTTATTATAAGTTCAATGCAGAATCAAGTTCAGAAATGAGCAGATTTCAAAAGTCTTATTTCTTGTGTAATTTGAGCAATAGTTTAATAACCTTACatccagttttttttatgttttatcacttccttattttctttttgtggtCACTCTTCTAGCCAGAGATCCAAATGTCTCCCAACATAACCTCCTCTCTCAGAAGTGTGTGTGACTGGGGCCGAAGGATAAACCCCTCAAACGACACAGACCCATTGCACGCCGATCTTCTGTTATACATCACAAGGTGTGTTTGCTGGCTGCATTGTAAAGTAGATgttttcaaattattttatgAAAGCACAAACCATGTTTTACCATCACAAACAGGTACGACCTGGTGTTGCCTGATGGGAACAAGCAGGTCAGGGGTGTAGCTCAGCTGGGTGGGGCTTGCTCCAGTGAATGGAGCTGTGTGATCACAGAGGACACGGGCTTCGACCTGGGGATCACCATCACTCATGAGATTGGCCACAGGTAAAGCAGAGAGTCACACACACGATCAACAGTCAATCTACATTATCTATAATACAGTGTTTTAAGTTTACACAGCAGCTTATTCAATGCAATTCAATTATATCTATGAAGCaccaaatcacaacagagtttATCTCAGGGcatttcatatagagcaggtacTCTTTATAATATTATCTTTTAGACTATATTaggtaacattttgttttacaggtcGGTAATTTCCAAATCATTTCCAAGAAGTTTCCTGGAATTTGGCACTATTTATAGGGAAAGAAGATACCGTGTTTAATTGGTACactttcaattaattaattcaaatgaaTTGCTGCCTTAACTTGGACAGTCTCTTAGTCAGTTCACAGCAAGTCAGGTAAACATGCAAAAATGTTTTGACTACAAGCTAGCATAGAATTAAACACATATGGATTATAAAAtgtccaataatagatatataattaattaatatttaatttgcatttaaatggagctttttcttaaaaaacattCCTATTTTTTCCCTATAGGTAGCACCAAAAATATGTCTCTTTTCAGGAaagttttttaataaatcattagGAAATAACAAATTTGTAAAAAGATGTAATTACATTGTGCAATTTAATGTAACTTGGCCAAAAGAATATCGTGGATCCAGGGTCGGCTTAACGCATAAGctatataggcggtcgcctagggcgccaccttctggggggcatTGGTCATCctctaaaaatgaataaataaataaaaataataataataaagaaaaaaggaatatatataataaataaataaataatgaaatacaattAGTAGTAGTGAAATTGACTAAAtaattttaagccaacaatatcagggaccaattgtttatttatattataataaatacagttatttatgaaaataaaaatcttaattttaatCTTAAAACCATTGTAATATCTGATGTGGGTTGCGGTCCAAATCCGAAttttgcctagggcaccaaGTGAATCCCTGTGAGTCCTCCCCTGTAGAACAGTAACAATACTGGACCCTGATTGGCAGACAGTTGTAATGAAGCAAGTCCTTGGAGTGGAGATTCAcaagtttacatgctgcaaGTGTATTTACCAGAAAATGGAATAAAAACTGTAACTATCGCCACCAATTTTTAACAACTTCATTAAGATTGCTACACAATATAAGCAtctcaataaaataaattcaacatattttatatttaatttacttcCACCCAGTTTTGGAATCAATCACGACGGAGTGGGAAACACCTGCAGCAGGAGCGGCTTCATCATGGCCTCTGACGGCGGCTACAACAGTGTGGATCTGACCTGGTCTCCttgcagcagacagcagctgctcacatTCTTCAGGTGGGCTAAGCTGGTTCAGAGCAGCTGCGCATGAAAAACGCCTCTCATTCATCACACAGAGCTGGCACTGTTGAAAGGGCATTTCATCTATAAGTCATATCTTAATAGGTTGTTTTAACTGATTCCCTCTCCGCATTTTGAGAAAGTAATACTTGGCTTTGATTTGAAAttctttaaaacattattacatcttaaagggactgtttgtaagaatcagaaatgcttgttaacagcgacacctgtggccgttaagtcaacgaaagtcagcgccggGCTCGCGCTtatgctcgctctacatagacatgaacgagcatcgctcaaaacagggaggcgacacacgtcagctaaaaccacaatatcactatatttcacctgcttggcagtaatgttagctgaacagacgaaggtctctccatgaatcaatgcggatcctagtgttggcttttcctgcttcagcctcccgaccgtggccgGAGTAAACAGGAAAGACatcggcacccggtcggagacgatatcatttctcgctgtggagcccggtcacttcacaagacacggaaaacctctgttggtctggagactccggccctggagaccaaagctacggtctcccccgcttcctccgaccgcagccaacactatTTTGCAaaacgggcttcactagatataacgtgtagtttgtgttggagtcttgtctgaacagcgtagccacacgcgagcgcgcatgggacaccgacccggattgatttatatgtgtaagaagttacaaacagtcccttcaaGTATATGAACAAATCTGCTGTAGTCTGGACTTGATAATGAGATGTCACATGTATGAATGTTCCCAGTGAAGGGAAAGCTGAATGTGTAAAGGACCTGCCTGCACTGGGAGGCTCTCTACAAGACTGGAAGCCTGGTCTGTACTATGGAGTTGATGACCAGTGCCGTATAGCTTTTGGTAGCACTGCAAGAGCCTGCTCTTTCACCAATCCTGACCTGGTAAGTCATCTGTAACAGCAGCTTGATACCACCAGGTGGCATTTTTACACATCacaaaataccacatttttAGTTTGCAATCTCCTTTTCCATCAGCCGGCTTGTCGCGTCCTGTCCTGTCACATTAACCCCGATGACGACAGCTCCTGCAAACGTCTCCTGGTCCCGCTGCTGGACGGGACGGAGTGTGCACCTAATCAGGTACTGCTCCCTCCGTCATCACTGAGTCATTTTGGTGCATCATCATTTGCCCGTTGAATCACTGAGTGCTATTTACTAAAAGTAGGCCCTCTCTTCCAGTGGTGTCTGAAGGGGCGTTGCGTGTCTTTAAATGAGATCAGCTCCTCTGTGGTGGTGCACGGCTCCTGGTCCAACTGGTCAGAGTTCTTGCCCTGCTCACGGACGTGTGGCGGGGGAGTCACTCACCGCACACGCAAATGCAATAACCCAAGGTAACAAAATGTGATCAGTCATAGTCAGTGCTGAAGATCCCGTGACTGTGATAAGACTGTTTCAAAGTGTACAGCTGATAGATGACAAGATGAAAGTGTGTCTAATTTTCCAGACCTGCTTTCGGAGGGAATGATTGCGAGGGATCGGATATTGAGGCTGAACTTTGTCACCAGCAGGTATGTTTACATTGGGCCTCCATTCGGGAAGGCAATACTATTTACTCAGTGGATCACTGTACCCAGAATCGTCCccctttttaatgattttttgttCAGAAGTTTGCAGCCTGTGCTCCCGTAACAGGCCTCCAAAAACAGAAGCATCGATTGGACGAACTCAGAGAACTAGAGACAAAGAAGACATTGAGCTTGGGGCAAAGTGAGCCCCTAATGTCTGTTTAGTGGTTTGGGGGCTGAAGTCAGAGGTGGATACAGATAGTACTGCCCCCTTTCAATCGAcaagtcgactaatcggtcgttttgatCTTAGTcggctaagatttctttagtcgattagtcattttttaatgctttttttcatgctgaatgacttatttccaagaaacttatgagcacatttctggcaagcacaagatttaaagtggtgcttttgtgtgtttctttgtggagaaactcagttttacagatctgtcaattaaatcaactagattagtcgacaaaatcgtatgaatGTTAGTCGAccaagaatttctttggtcccTAGATTCAGCCCTAGATTCAGACACCATCACCAAgccagaaaagtaaaaaaaaaaacagtttctttTTCTTACCACATATGCAGCTATGTGAGCGTACCCAGCTGGACTTCATGGCGGAGCAGTGTTCCCAAACAGACTTTCACCCCCTCTACCTGCTACCCAACACCGCCTCCTTCTACACCTGGATCCCTGCTGTAGGCTTTGCACAAGGTGGGCCTATAAAGACATTTGTTCTCCATATGTAAAGGGACAAAACCTTTAtctcttaaagaggacctattatgcttttcccctttcctttagtgtgttatatagttatttgtagatgtaaaaggtctgcaaagttacaaagtccaaagtccacgccaaagaaACACTCCTGCTCCTGatctgcctgaaacaccttgcttgaagtcccgccttttcttacgtaacgtggtgatgtcaccaagtaacatatttgcattaCGACTAGTTTGGCaggccctcaaacaaagctaggtagagcagagctggagcggagtccaaagagtttggttcagttgaccaatcacaacagaatgggccagctgaccaatcagagcaaactgggctttttgggaggggggcaggagctcaaacagagcgtttcagacagagggtgaaaagaggtgctgcagcacagctggtatgagaaaagtaaagtgttttttttttttttacattaaagcatgtaaacatgttctagtagaaatacaaaatacaaaatacaaatatgcaactgaaaataagcataacaggtcctctttaacatttttttttcctgtgaactCTTCTCGTCGTAAACCAGGGGACGAGCAGTGCCGATACATGTGCCAGTCAAAAGGAGAGGACTTCATAGTGAGCCGCGGCTCTCAGTTTGTGGATGGGACTCGCTGCGAGTCAGACAGCACGCCTCACTTTGGCTCCACGGCTGCTTGTCTGAGAGGGAAGTGCCAGGTATAGAAGACTAAGCAGATGACAAAGCAGATGCAGTTTTACTCTTTCacactttagttttttttacagtcagtCTTACATCTTTGTAAATGTGCTGtttgtctctgagcagctgtttgGCTGTGATGGTGTGCTGCACTCTGGGAAAGTGAGGGATGTGTGTGGGGTGTGTGGTGGAGAAGGATCATCCTGCAGTTTGACCTCTGACTACTACACAGGCGGTCAGGCCAGAGGTAGCAAATATGTAGCTAttgaatgtttgacattttttagatgcaaaaataatcaatagatgAATTAGTAATAATAGTCGCAGCCTGTATCGTGAGTTATAATTCAGTGCTTTCTGTTTCAGAGTACGccaccttcctctctctgccaaTGAATGCCACACAGGTTCATATTGTCAACAGGGCACCTCTGTTCACTCACATGGGTGAGCGTCATCACTTTACGAGAGATTTCTACAACAGGGGTAACAGGAACTAAAACTTGTTTTGGCGTTTGTGTCCGTAGCTGTAATGGTTGGGGATCGGTACATTGTGTCCGGGATGGGCAGCATGGCGCTGAATATGACTCACCCCTCCGCGCTGGACGATGACCGCTTAGAGTACCGCCTCcacctgacccctgaccttttgccagagatggaggagctgctgcttccAGGACCGCTGTCAGAAGAGATAAACATACAGgtcaggagagaaaaaaaacattcatttttgaaaaatgaattgATTGCATTCAAGAGGTAGACTTTCTTCAGCATTTGAAAACTGAGAAATTGAGCTTTCACACATTACATCTCTTGCAAACTGTGTGCAACACCTGACTGTTTCTCTTTGCAGGTCTATCGCAAATATGGAAAAGAATATGGAGAGAAAACGAATCCAAACATTAGCTACCAGTTCTACGTACCTACCAGAAACTTGACAGACATCACACCTAAAGGCAAATGGGCCGTCTTCACAACACCCTGCTCCGTCTCCTGTGGATCAGGTGAGTAACTGTTAATCACGAGTTATATCGACAAGCACAAAACCCAgcataatataatgtatttgaTGGTGGATGTCATTATAAATTCACAGGCTGATTGCACATTAGCTCTCTTGTTTTTGGAGCCAGTGGGTTTTGCAAATGAGATGAGGTATTTGTATGATAATGTGCAGCAAAATTGACCTTTTTGAGCGAGCTTTTATCCCGTACTTAGAGTGTCTGTCTATTATGAGGACACTGCAGAGTTGAATATGCCAAATTCATTTAGTAATTGTTGTAATCGCACATGTTTTCAGCAACGAATACCACCAAATGTCCACTGAGCTGATTGACTAAAtgatcacatacagtacaacaaaTGCAATAATATGAAACATctaatatatattgtttttttcacctTGTCCATCAATGcatcagggttattatagtaaactaaaactgaaactaaaatgaaaataagcagtgaaaaatatttttagtaaactgaaaaatACTGTGTTCCAATACTTATGCTACcacactatttagtatgccagacatagatttagtatgtcccaatacatagtatgtcaaatgcagtatgacTAAAacaccaggatgtcctactacatctggtcacattttgcagtattaaggccagcatgcttttctggctattctgacccacaatcctctgcgcagcgaCTATGACGCAGTAGTATGtgccaattgtatgcatactgcatgcaacagtatacGTACTTTgaaagggcagctgcagtatgtactaaaagtaaaagagaaaaagtatgcgatttggaacgtagcctaaataaaatctatatcctttaagaaacactaacactaaactgaaacaatattgcctaattaaaaaactaataaaaataaatgtaaaatgtaatgtaaattcatttctgttttttgtttttttagctataatatatcacaacCAATTACCGTCAACTCACattgacattgaaccacagacaTTAAACAGACTTGACAttccaggagatggcgctaTGCTGCAATTGCTGCAATAAAGTAACatgaagattaaacattaaacatcatggccattcctacacagttctccaaccactgtatgtatacagtatggctacatatataaaaactaaacctttctgaaaaactgaaactagcaaacacactctgaataaaatgaaagtgaaaagtcaaaactaaaatgaaattaaaactaattaaaaattaaaaactattataacctttgTTTGAATGTGAATCTCCTCAACTGCAACTTCTAAATTAGTAATTATTAGAATTTTTAGAAAAACTTGTAAACTTCCCCCTCTGACATAAATGTTCATAATGAAGCCCTTGAATTGGGGTGTAAAATCTGAAATTTGCCGCAAAACTCAGGAAAAATCATGCATAATTAAACTGGTGTtcctattaaagctgcagttggtaactttgagcaaactaggcagcgctgatcaaatattaatcaatattctgttaatgaAATGCccatttctcgcctcaaattatatttttttaaaaataggcattacagtaatataATCTTTAGTTCACATTTGAGTTTCTTCATAGAAGATCCTCAGAGACAGCTCGACTCTTATGGGTTGTTTTCGTTCGGGCAcgttgaaatcttgcaaatgccattaggagtactaggaggaggcagagcaacatgatttatttttttgtatagattacctgtctcatgcactactgtcaggatatagtgaccattttataaaactaacgttttatcatatttgctcaaactgcagctttaagtaaatgtttcttttcacagGTGTACAGAAGCATGCATACGTCTGTGTAGATGAAGATACCAACAACCATTTGGAGGAACATAAGTGTGAAACCCCTCCTCCACCCGTACCACTTCACACAAGCTGTCAGCTGTCGCCCTGTCCCCCCAGGTTAGCTTCAACTCCGTTTCTTCACATGCAGCTCAGCACAAATGGTCCCACATTAATAATGTACTGTTGTAATGTACAGGTGGGATACAGGGATGTTTGGGCCTTGTAGTGTCTCCTGTggcggaggagagagagagcgtcctGTGagatgtgttcagaaacatggAGCCGACGTGTTGAAGGTTCCAGAGTCTGAATGCCCGCCTGATGCAGCTCCAGATACTGTTGAAAAATGTAACTTGCAACACTGTCCTGGCAGGTAGGAAGTCTGAATTCTACTGTTGAGCATTAGGTTCAAATAGCTTCCTATGGCCACAGAATATGAAGGAtttcaggtgtttttttaaaatgtgaaaccCACTTATGTGTTCACAGATGGAATGTGTCAGATCCAGGGGAGTGTTCAGCAGTGTGCGGGCCTGGAGAAGCCAAACGCGTTGTGTCATGTGTTCGGCCAGAAGATGGTCATGATGTTGAAGTGGATCAAAGCTTTTGCTCTTTGCAGATCAAACCACCTGATTCTGTGCCCTGTGTGGTAGATGTTTGTCCCATTGGTTGGGAATCTAAGGGACAGGTAAAGTAGAAAACGACTAAAGTAGAAAACCTCCCTCTTATTTCAAAGTGTGTCTAAACATTTGTCTTTCTCTACCAGGAACAGCCCGTGCTGAAGTCCGGTTTGTCGCCACGCTCTAGACAGGCTCCTGTGTACGTCTGGAGTCCTGTCATCAGCCAGTGCTCAAAGAGCTGTGGCAATGGTAAGTGAAGAAAATATATACTCACCACCATCACTCAGAAACAGCCTCATCAGATAAGGTCAACCAAAGATGCTTGTGTAGGAACCCTGCAGGTGTGGTTCTCCTGCGTGGACCACCAGACCAGACTGAGGGTGACTGACGTCCACTGTGACGCTTCGACCAAACCTCCTCCTCAGTCTGAGGCCTGCAACACACTCCCCTGCCCCCCCATgtgagacatacagtatttatgcATGACATAATGCAGTATATCTCAAATTTGTCCATTTTACAGAAAGAAGTTGTTTAAAATAAGGGTTTGAAAATGACAGCagcacaatattttttataacaaCCAGGTGGCGCTCGAAGCAAGGAGTCTGCAGTGTAACGTGTGGAGGAGGGGTGGCCAACCGGGTGCTGTACTGTGCTGGAGAAACAGaaggggaggaggtggtggtgggggatTCAGAGTGCAGAGACTTTCCCAAACCCACAGCAGTGGTTTCATGTAACGACCACAGCTGCCCAGCAAggtgaatcacacacacacacataaatgtctGAAATCCATTTTTGCAAAGGCAAAAAGATTTAAATACCACTGTCATTCATCCAGGTGGAAGGTTTTCAGCTCGTCGTCCTGCTCGGCGTCCTGTGATTTGGGCGTAGCTCAGAGGTCGGTGTCTTGTGTCCAGTTCGTCCACGGCAAGGAGAGCGCGGTGTCGGAGGAAAGCTGCCATGAGGCTGTGAAACCAGCCACCACGGTGCCCTGCCTGGTGCAGGTGTGCACCTTCAGATGGGAGGTGAAACCATGGAGCCAGGTACATGTCACAGGAGACACATGGACTGGAATATGAGGATGAGATTAGATGATTGACAGAAACTgactgacagaaaatgaatg
Coding sequences within:
- the adamts13 gene encoding A disintegrin and metalloproteinase with thrombospondin motifs 13 encodes the protein MFFTTMLRLLLLWPGFAALMTSPLDERFHHSSSQRDIVSSPDASVSGRPRRSALMPDITHLELLVVVGPDVQQVHKQDTERYILTNLNIASELLRDMALGANMRVHLVRMIILSEPEPEIQMSPNITSSLRSVCDWGRRINPSNDTDPLHADLLLYITRYDLVLPDGNKQVRGVAQLGGACSSEWSCVITEDTGFDLGITITHEIGHSFGINHDGVGNTCSRSGFIMASDGGYNSVDLTWSPCSRQQLLTFFSEGKAECVKDLPALGGSLQDWKPGLYYGVDDQCRIAFGSTARACSFTNPDLPACRVLSCHINPDDDSSCKRLLVPLLDGTECAPNQWCLKGRCVSLNEISSSVVVHGSWSNWSEFLPCSRTCGGGVTHRTRKCNNPRPAFGGNDCEGSDIEAELCHQQLCERTQLDFMAEQCSQTDFHPLYLLPNTASFYTWIPAVGFAQGDEQCRYMCQSKGEDFIVSRGSQFVDGTRCESDSTPHFGSTAACLRGKCQLFGCDGVLHSGKVRDVCGVCGGEGSSCSLTSDYYTGGQAREYATFLSLPMNATQVHIVNRAPLFTHMAVMVGDRYIVSGMGSMALNMTHPSALDDDRLEYRLHLTPDLLPEMEELLLPGPLSEEINIQVYRKYGKEYGEKTNPNISYQFYVPTRNLTDITPKGKWAVFTTPCSVSCGSGVQKHAYVCVDEDTNNHLEEHKCETPPPPVPLHTSCQLSPCPPRWDTGMFGPCSVSCGGGERERPVRCVQKHGADVLKVPESECPPDAAPDTVEKCNLQHCPGRWNVSDPGECSAVCGPGEAKRVVSCVRPEDGHDVEVDQSFCSLQIKPPDSVPCVVDVCPIGWESKGQEQPVLKSGLSPRSRQAPVYVWSPVISQCSKSCGNGTLQVWFSCVDHQTRLRVTDVHCDASTKPPPQSEACNTLPCPPMWRSKQGVCSVTCGGGVANRVLYCAGETEGEEVVVGDSECRDFPKPTAVVSCNDHSCPARWKVFSSSSCSASCDLGVAQRSVSCVQFVHGKESAVSEESCHEAVKPATTVPCLVQVCTFRWEVKPWSQCSVPCGYGIQSRPVSCIGPSKPQPLSPLFCMHMPKPITIQGCSIGSCGDVQPTSDVTTAVTPASHPSPSPTEAIIIPQATATTIPTSKPSACGQLLLEESGMVDLKDVTGRCTVSIGRPINEVIHIKVESGSLNCRKKEYIAFFDRMKFVKKCEQVAGSELTTRTNVLLVRQNVLTPGNGVVFTYSSQNNTKKSHHQDCDIQLFSPTGVFENPTTSNTNHTCRVLINAPPSVKIRIQALHIGLEFNSTSSQSTYIMIQDMNMLKTNVFNGRQLFQWQSSGNMAEIEFHGGYLHSRGSFRAEYSFMRF